CGATCTCCGGGTTGATCCAGCTGTCCTCCCGTCCCGGTGCCGGGGCGGCGCAAAGGGCGATGGTCCGGGCGAAGGCGGTATCGGCCGTGACGGTGAAGGCGCCGGAGAGCACGGTGCGCGCCAGGCGGCGCGGCAGGTGGAACCCGCCCAGCGGCAGCACGCCGCGCATTTCCGGGTCCAGCCAGTAGAGCTGCGCGGCCGAGCGGGACTCGGCCATGGGGAAGAGGCCGGCGCGATAGGCCCGGACAAGCAGCTCAGGCGTGATATGCACGGTATGCCTGGACACGGCGCCTATGATGGGCCTGAACTCCGCCCCCGCGCCAGCACCCAACGCCGGTCACGCCGGGCGGGGCGGCAGGCGGGCATAGATGCGTTCGGCCAGGGCCGTGTAGTTCTCGTCGAAATGATGTCCCCCCTTGATGCCGATCACCTGCGCGGGTGGGGAGGGAAAGGCCAGGCAGCCGGTTTCCGCCTTCTCATCCGTGCCATAGATGCATTGTACCAGCTCCGGCGGCAGGTTCGGCACATCCGGCAGGGTCGGCACCGCCGTGGGGCGCGCGAAGCCGATGAAATCGCCGATCCTGATCTCGAAGGCCGCTTCCCTGGCGAAGGCCAGCAGGGAGATCAGCACCACGCGGTCCCGTGTCTCCTGCCTCAGGCGGGGCCAGGTGCCGGGTATGATGTCGGCGCCGAAGGAATAGCCGATGATGGCCACCTTCGGGATCCCCCACTTCTCCACGTAGAGCGCGACGACACGGTCCAGCTCGGCCGCCACCTCCTCCGGCCGGCGGCGGGTCCAGAACCAGTTCAGGCAGTCGAACCCCACCACCGACATGCCGCGGTCGCGGAAGTTGCGGCCGAGGGTGCGGTCGATATCCCGCCAGCCGCCATCGCCGGAGAGGATGATGGCGAAGACATCGCGGCGCGGGTTCCGGGTAGCGGGCAGCTCGATCAGCCAGCGGGAGGTATCGCGCTGCGCCAGGGCCGGGCGGGCCAGCAGGCCCGTGGCCAGCCCGGCGCCGGCACCGGCCAGCAGAAGGCGCCGCCGCATCATCCTGATCATTTCCCGATCACCCCTCGCAGCCCGCCCGATTGCAGCGCCGCCACATCCGCCAGCACCACCCAGGGGTCCAGCCCCCCCGCCGCGCAGAGGTAGCGTGGCTCCCAGACGGGATCGAACTTCTCCTTGAAGGCCCTCAGCCCCCGGAAGTTGTAGAAGCGCTCCCCACGATGGAAGACCAGCCCGCCCAGGCGATACCAGATCGGCGCCAGCCGGTGGGCGGCCAGGCCGGACAGTGGCGCCATGCCCAGGTCGAAGAAGGCATAGCCCTGCTCCTTCGCCATCAGCAGCAGGCGGGTGAAGAGGAAGTCCATGGTGCCCGGCGGCATGTCCGGGCGGTGCCGCATCAGGTCCACCGACATGTCGCTGCGGGTGCGCGGTGTATCCAGCAGCGTGGCGAAGGCGATGACACGCCGGTCCGCCCCGCGCACCACGGCCAGGGGCTGGCTGGCCACGTAGTCAGGCTCGAAGGCACCCAGCGAGAAGGCCTTCTCCCGCGCCTTGTGCTGCTCCAGCCAGAGACGGGAGACTTCCTCCAGCTCCGGCAGGATCGGTGGCACGTCCTCGGGGCGCAGCAGCTCAAAGGTGACACCCTCCCGCTCGGCGCGGTTTATGGCGGTCCGGAGCGGCTGGCGGGCCTTGCCCTTCAACTCGAAGCTCGCGAGGCGGACCCGCGCAGCCTCCCCCAGCTTCAGCGGCTGCAAACCGGCATCGATATAGAGCGGCAGTGTATCCGGCCGGACCTGATAGAAGGCGGCGCGCCCGCCCTGGGCATCGGCCAGCTCGACGAAGCGCCAGACCAGCTCCATGCGCCGCTCGGCCGGGCCCACGGGATCGTAGAGCGCGATCCAGGAGCGGCCACGCCGGCCATACATGATGAAGGCATCGCCTTCCTGCGCCATCAGCAGCGCCTTGTCGCCCATGCGGACCAGGTTGGCATCGGCGCGGTCCTGCGCCTCCACGATGGCCACGGCATGGGCCAGCTCTTCCGGCGTGGGGCGGGCAATGCGGGCCTGCGCGGGGCGCAGCAGGGTCCAGAGCCCTGCGGCGCCGGCCAGCAGTACCGTGGCGAGGGTGACGCGCATGGCGCGCGGCGCATTCTCGTCCAGCTCGAAACGCCACCAGAGCTGGCGGGAATACTCGATATCCCGGTGCGCGAAGAACAGCAGCCAGACCGCGGCGGCCAGCACGCAGGCGACGGCCAGCCACCAGCCAGGGGTGAGGCTGGGTGTCAGCATCCGTGCCCGGCGGTCGAAGCGGCGGCGGGAGGTCAGCAGCGCCACGGCCAGCAGGGCCAGCAGCGACAGTTCCAGGAAGCCGCTGCCGCGCAGGGTGGAGAGCACCAACCCGCCTAGCGCCAGCAGCAGTGCCAGCCACCAGGCGCCGTCCAGCCGGTGCGCCAGCCCATAGGCCACGAAGAGCAGCGCCAGCCCGCCCACCGAGGAGAGGAGGTGGGAAGCCTCGAAGAGCGGCTGCGGCACCGGCAGGTTGAAGCCGGGCTCGAAGACATCGACGGGCGGCGCGATGCCGCCCATCACCAGCGCGGCGCCCGCGCCGAAGGCCAGCACGCCCAGGAAGCGGGGCATCAGCCGGGTGGAGGCGCGCAGCGCCCTGGCGCCGCCCTTCAGGGCGGGGATGCGGTGCCGCAGCTCGAAGCCCGTCAGCAGCACCACGGCCATGATCAGCGGAAGAAGAAAGTAGATGGCGCGGTAGAGCAGCAGGGCCGCCGCCACCTGGTCCAGCGGCACCGGCCCATCCTTGAAGGCGAGCAGCACAACGGCCTCGAACACGCCGATCCCGCCGGGCAGGTGACTGAGGGCACCCATGGCGATGGCCACGACATAGAGCGCGGCGAAGGAGGACAGCCCCACGGTGCCCTCCGGCAGCAGCAGCCAGAGCACCACTGCCGCGAGGCCGAGGTCGGTGATGGAAATCACCGCCTGCGCCAGCAGCAGCTTC
This genomic window from Roseomonas marmotae contains:
- a CDS encoding AcvB/VirJ family lysyl-phosphatidylglycerol hydrolase — protein: MMRRRLLLAGAGAGLATGLLARPALAQRDTSRWLIELPATRNPRRDVFAIILSGDGGWRDIDRTLGRNFRDRGMSVVGFDCLNWFWTRRRPEEVAAELDRVVALYVEKWGIPKVAIIGYSFGADIIPGTWPRLRQETRDRVVLISLLAFAREAAFEIRIGDFIGFARPTAVPTLPDVPNLPPELVQCIYGTDEKAETGCLAFPSPPAQVIGIKGGHHFDENYTALAERIYARLPPRPA
- the mprF gene encoding bifunctional lysylphosphatidylglycerol flippase/synthetase MprF; translation: MNGITTTEPSETLRGDPKDAAPPLTEAGVQGLARLKPFLLLAAGLVMAAIAFFALDQLSQELNYGAVAAALASKSTGLLATAVAVAALSYTAMIGYDLSALRHVGPQPPVPPRIGALAAFCGFALSNTMGVGAFTGGAVRWRIYAAAGVQPSQIARILVFVTASLSIGIFFVAALGVLLEAGQMEDWFGLPAPLLRVLAGLCLLAMAGIAVAGRRRRVALRLGPITLRVPSLKLLLAQAVISITDLGLAAVVLWLLLPEGTVGLSSFAALYVVAIAMGALSHLPGGIGVFEAVVLLAFKDGPVPLDQVAAALLLYRAIYFLLPLIMAVVLLTGFELRHRIPALKGGARALRASTRLMPRFLGVLAFGAGAALVMGGIAPPVDVFEPGFNLPVPQPLFEASHLLSSVGGLALLFVAYGLAHRLDGAWWLALLLALGGLVLSTLRGSGFLELSLLALLAVALLTSRRRFDRRARMLTPSLTPGWWLAVACVLAAAVWLLFFAHRDIEYSRQLWWRFELDENAPRAMRVTLATVLLAGAAGLWTLLRPAQARIARPTPEELAHAVAIVEAQDRADANLVRMGDKALLMAQEGDAFIMYGRRGRSWIALYDPVGPAERRMELVWRFVELADAQGGRAAFYQVRPDTLPLYIDAGLQPLKLGEAARVRLASFELKGKARQPLRTAINRAEREGVTFELLRPEDVPPILPELEEVSRLWLEQHKAREKAFSLGAFEPDYVASQPLAVVRGADRRVIAFATLLDTPRTRSDMSVDLMRHRPDMPPGTMDFLFTRLLLMAKEQGYAFFDLGMAPLSGLAAHRLAPIWYRLGGLVFHRGERFYNFRGLRAFKEKFDPVWEPRYLCAAGGLDPWVVLADVAALQSGGLRGVIGK